The DNA sequence AACGGTGTAGCCGTATTCAGCGGTCAGGGTTATAACAGCCGTTATGGCAGCTGGGCCAGCTATGAGGGGCATCGCAACGGGAACCGCCGCTAGAGCCAGTATATCCTTCTCCCTCCTCAGGGTGAACATTCCACCGCTCTCAAGGGCCTCAAGGCCAATCTTGAAGAGGACGAAGCCCCCGGCAACTTTCAGGGCGTTGATGTCAATGTGGAATATGTCCTGCAGGATTATCTGGCCTGCAACTGCAAAACTCGCGAGAAGGAGGAAGCCTATGAGGTTGGCCCTTACGATGAGGGCCTTTATGTCCTCTATCCCGAAGTCCTCGCGGAGAAAGGTGACGAGGAGTATTTTGTCGCTCGGGTCTATCATGATGAGCATGAGCAACGCCGAACTCAGTATCGTGGAGAGCTCGCTCATGTTCGGAAGTGCCGAAACAACCTTAAAAAGCTATGCTAACTCCAAAGGGCGATGACGAAACCGGCACTGGCTGAGATGTGATGAGTACCCGGTTGGCCGAGCCTTCTACTCCCTTGAGAAAGCCCACTTCAGGAGGAAGGGCGTTACAACGGTCGTCACTATCACCATCGTCACTGGAATCGCGAATGTCCCGCTGTCGAAGACGCCCTCGTCCAGAGCCACGTTGGCCATTATCAGAGCCACTTCCATACGCGGTATCATACCGATGCCGACCTGAAGGGCCTCAACGGGCTTGAACCTGGAAACGAAGGCACCGAAGCCACATCCGAATATCTTGCCCACTATCGCCAGAAGGGAGTAAACGAGGGCGAACGTTCCTGCATGCATGAGAACCCTCACGTCGCTCTCGATTCCTATGCTCACGAGAAAAATCGGAATGAAGAGGGAATAGCCTATGGTCATGAACTTCCTGTCAATCTCCCTCGCCTCCTCCGTACTGGCCACGAGGAGTCCCGCCAGATAAGCGCCCGTTATGCCTGCTATCTGAAACTGCTCGGCAAGGTAGGCAAAGATAAGCATTATAGCTATCGCGAAGGCCGTCACAGTCTCGGGAAGGCTTATCATCTCCGAGAGCTTGAGCGTTTCCTTGACGGCCGGGTTTCCTATCAGGAGGCCGATGATGAAGTAAAGCCCAACTTCGCCGAGGATTATGAGGAGGTCTTTCATATAGACGCTCCCGCGAGTGTTTATGCCAACCAGTATCGTGAGCACGATTATGCCGAGGACGTCGTCAACGACGGCAGCAGCCAAGATAGTCGTCCCAACCTTCGTGCGGAGCTTCTTCAACTCCATCAGAATACTTGTGGTCAGGCCAACGCTTGTGGCCGTTAGAACACCGCCGAGGAACATCGCCTGTATGCCTGAGAAACCCCAAACCATCGCCCCAACGTAGCCGAGGATAAAGGGCGTCAGAACCCCGAGGGAGGCAACTATAAAAGCGGGAATGCCAACGTGCTTGAACTCCTCGACGTCGGTCTCAAGGCCCGCTAGAAAGAGCAGCATGACGACACCAAGGTCTGCGAGGAGCTTGACGCCCTCGTCGTAGCCGACGAGGTTGAGAATGGAGGGCCCTATTATTATCCCGCCAATCAGCTGGCCGAGGGCAGCCGGGAAACCGAGGCGAACGGTGATGTAGCCGAAGAGCTTCGCAACTATTAGTATCAGCGCCAGCTCGAGGAACACGTCCATGATTATCATCCCGCTTGGCCTTTAAGACGAAACGATCCTTATCAGCCTTATTATGTCTTTAACCTCAAGGATGCCGTGAACCTTGTTCTCATCGTCTACAACCGGGAGGTGGTGCTTTCCAGTTTCTAGCATCAGCTTTATCGCCCTGCCGAGATCGTCGTCAATCCCTATAGTTATCGGACGTCTCACCATTATGTCCTCCACCCGGGAGGCACGGTTTATCGAGTACTTCTTGAGGAGGTTCACCCCCACCACCGTGTACCTCTTTGGGGGCTCGAAGAACCTGAGGATGTCCTTCATCGTGATGAACCCGAGAAGTCTTCCCTCCTCATCCACAACAACTGCCGAGGTTTCCTCCCCCCGGAGGCTCTGGATCAGGACGCTCAGTGAATCACTCGGAGAAACCCTGAGGAAGTCCCTGTCCATAACTATCCTAACCGGAACCTTGGAGACGTAGCGTATGTTGTGGCTCAGCTCTTCCTTCCGCCGGAGCTGAATCATTCTGCGCTTGCTGTGGGTTATGTGGGCCTTTCCAGCTTTGCTGGCCTTTCCAGCCAAGACAGTCCCGGATGGCTCCATAGCACTCACTAATAAGGATATTTCCCCTCAGCGTGTTTAAGTGTTTCGACAGGTTTTTGACATTAAAAGGTCAAAAGTTTCGGAAAAACTGGACAAAATTAAACATTTTTATGCCAAAAATTTTTTAAGGGCCAGCCCATAGACCTTGGCAAGGGAAATATGGTTTCTGGAAACGGAAAAGCCTATGACGTTGTGATTGTAGGTGCCGGCCCTGCGGGACTTTTCGCGGCCTACGAGCTCTCGGAAAGGAGTGATTTTAGTGTTCTGGTGATAGACGAGGGGGGAGACGTTGATCAAAGGGCCTGCCCGATGTACGAGCTCGGCTACTGCATAGGCTGTCAGCCGTGCCACATAATGAGCGGTGTCGGAGGAGCGGGTGGCCTAAGCGACGGGACGATAAACCTCAGGCCGGACATTGGAGGCGATTTAAGCGAGCTAACTGGCGATGAGAACTACGCCTGGCAACTAGTATGGGAGGTTGACCGGATTTTCTTGAGGCACAAAGCCCCGAGAAACCTTTTCAGGGGCAATCCCGAGCAGGTTAAATACTGGGAGCAGAGGGCGGCGCAGGCCGGTGTTAAGTTCATCCCGATAATCCAGAGGCACATCGGCTCCGACAGGACGCCCGAGGTTATAGGCGACATCAAGAGGCACCTTGAGAGCAAAGGAGTGAAGTTCCTCCTCTGGACTAAGGCTCTGGAGTTCGGCCGGGGATGGGTTAAAGTTAAGCGGGGAAAGGACGTCTTCGAGGTCAGAGCAAAATACATAATCGTCGCACCCGGAAGGGGAGGAGCGGAGTGGTTCCACGACGTCGCCAAAAGGATAGGCCTGAAGGCAAGGCACGGGCCCATTGACGTTGGAGTTAGGGTTGAGGTTCCGGCAATAGTTATGGACCCGATAACGAGCATAAACCACGACCCCAAGTTCCACATCTACACCGACACCTACGACGACTTCGTGAGAACTTTCTGCACAAACCCCAACGGCTTCGTCGTTGAGGAGCGCTACGACGGCTACGTTGGCGTTAACGGCCACTCAATGCACGAGAAGAAGAGCAACAACACTAACTTCGCCTTCCTGAGCAGGATTGAACTTACCGAGCCGGTGGAAGACACCACAGCCTACGGCAGGAGCATAGCACAGCTGGCAACTACCATAGGGGGAGGAAAGCCGATAATCCAGAGGCTTGGCGATCTCAGGAGGGGGAGGAGGAGCACCTGGGCGAGGATAAGGAGGAGCGACGTCGAGCCAACACTTAGGCACGTGACTCCGGGGGACATAGCGATGGCACTGCCACACCGCGTCGTCACAAACATTATAGAGGGCCTTGAGAAGCTCGACAGGGTTCTGCCGGGAGTAGCGAGCGACCACACACTTCTCTACGCGCCGGAGATAAAGTACTACGCGATGAAAGTTGAGGTTAATGAGAACCTCGAAACGAGCATCGAGAACATCTTCGCGGCCGGCGATGGCGCTGGTTTAAGCAGGGACATCGTTAATGCCGCGGCAACCGGCCTCTTGGCGGCAAGGGGAATACTCAAGAAGGAAGGACTATACACGGAGAGGGACTTCAGAAGGCCGGAGAACTGGAAGGAGAAGGTTGAGGGGATGGAAGCGTGAATCTGACTTCATGGAAAGGGCGTTGTAATCCTTTACTTCTTATTACATTTGATTGTTTTGGAACTTTTTGTTTGTTTTAAGAGTGTTTATTTAACCACAAAATTTTTATATGTTAATTAACTACTCAAAATTGGTGATTCCTTATGTCGAAGCTTGGTTTGTGGTGGGTTCGGTGGAATGGTTCTGACTACGAGTCGAGGATGACTGTCGGAAATAGAAAAGCCACCGTTGAGGACTTCAGGGAGAGGGGTTTTGACAGGATTGTTGTTCTCAGCGGAGAAGGGAGGGGGATTAAGTACAGCGGACCATTCTATAATTCGGGATACAACGATGGAAGGGAATTTGCAAGATGGGTATCCAACCACATATACGGGATGCCATTGTATATAACAATACCCTTTAGCCGCCCCGAGGGATTTCCACGGGATCAAGTGCAGATACCGTTTGAGTACTCTGGCGTGAACTCATACTACAAGGGCTGGATTGATGGTGTTCTAAGCGTTGACAACACTGACCTTAATGGATTCTACTGGAGTTACGAGAGTTGCCTTCAGACTACCTCTCACGATGAAGCTCACGTTACAAAGGAGTTCATCCAGTACATGAGCAACTACATTCGTAATCATGACCAAGAATTAATTTGGATTCCCACCATTGGAGACAGGACTATGGATCAGATAAAGACTTTCTGTGCTATCCCCACTCTTGCGGGGTATTTTAATCACGTGTTTGTTCAGCCCCATTATTACCAAACTACCAAACTGAGTGATGGGAGTGATTACACATTCCAAGAACTTGCGTGTCGTGTGGAATGGATGGCCAGCAAAGGCCTTTCCATCGAAATGGAGGCTGACAACAGTATAATTGGTGAAAAAAGCAACTGTGCATACTGTAAAAGTATTCAAGGTACCTGGGAAGGCGATCATTTCAAAGAAAAAGTTGGATGCGATGAGAACCCGACCTCAGAAACAGAAGAAGAGTGCATTAACCGTGCATGTGATTATTACAGAGCAATTACAGAAGTAAATCCGAGTGCATTCTCAACGAAAGCCTACTACTTCGGTACAGACCTAAGAGTCGTTGACAGGGTGAGATCAAAATGTCCAGACTGGTAATCCCCATCTTCCTCCTTCTTTTTCTTTCCGCTTCAGTCTCTGCGTATCCTTATGTTAAAGCGCCCGGCGGCCTTTATGAAGTTCAGTATTCCGTTCTCTCAAACGGAACCGGGGCATTAATTCACCTCTCG is a window from the Thermococcus sp. genome containing:
- a CDS encoding MarC family protein, with protein sequence MSELSTILSSALLMLIMIDPSDKILLVTFLREDFGIEDIKALIVRANLIGFLLLASFAVAGQIILQDIFHIDINALKVAGGFVLFKIGLEALESGGMFTLRREKDILALAAVPVAMPLIAGPAAITAVITLTAEYGYTVSLSATAIAIATVAISMFVALYMMKSVNKTFLSVTIRIIGLFIMAIGAQMMVEGVIGIYLLMMTAGG
- a CDS encoding cation:proton antiporter, with product MDVFLELALILIVAKLFGYITVRLGFPAALGQLIGGIIIGPSILNLVGYDEGVKLLADLGVVMLLFLAGLETDVEEFKHVGIPAFIVASLGVLTPFILGYVGAMVWGFSGIQAMFLGGVLTATSVGLTTSILMELKKLRTKVGTTILAAAVVDDVLGIIVLTILVGINTRGSVYMKDLLIILGEVGLYFIIGLLIGNPAVKETLKLSEMISLPETVTAFAIAIMLIFAYLAEQFQIAGITGAYLAGLLVASTEEAREIDRKFMTIGYSLFIPIFLVSIGIESDVRVLMHAGTFALVYSLLAIVGKIFGCGFGAFVSRFKPVEALQVGIGMIPRMEVALIMANVALDEGVFDSGTFAIPVTMVIVTTVVTPFLLKWAFSRE
- a CDS encoding CBS domain-containing protein, coding for MEPSGTVLAGKASKAGKAHITHSKRRMIQLRRKEELSHNIRYVSKVPVRIVMDRDFLRVSPSDSLSVLIQSLRGEETSAVVVDEEGRLLGFITMKDILRFFEPPKRYTVVGVNLLKKYSINRASRVEDIMVRRPITIGIDDDLGRAIKLMLETGKHHLPVVDDENKVHGILEVKDIIRLIRIVSS
- a CDS encoding NAD(P)/FAD-dependent oxidoreductase is translated as MVSGNGKAYDVVIVGAGPAGLFAAYELSERSDFSVLVIDEGGDVDQRACPMYELGYCIGCQPCHIMSGVGGAGGLSDGTINLRPDIGGDLSELTGDENYAWQLVWEVDRIFLRHKAPRNLFRGNPEQVKYWEQRAAQAGVKFIPIIQRHIGSDRTPEVIGDIKRHLESKGVKFLLWTKALEFGRGWVKVKRGKDVFEVRAKYIIVAPGRGGAEWFHDVAKRIGLKARHGPIDVGVRVEVPAIVMDPITSINHDPKFHIYTDTYDDFVRTFCTNPNGFVVEERYDGYVGVNGHSMHEKKSNNTNFAFLSRIELTEPVEDTTAYGRSIAQLATTIGGGKPIIQRLGDLRRGRRSTWARIRRSDVEPTLRHVTPGDIAMALPHRVVTNIIEGLEKLDRVLPGVASDHTLLYAPEIKYYAMKVEVNENLETSIENIFAAGDGAGLSRDIVNAAATGLLAARGILKKEGLYTERDFRRPENWKEKVEGMEA
- a CDS encoding DUF4855 domain-containing protein; its protein translation is MSKLGLWWVRWNGSDYESRMTVGNRKATVEDFRERGFDRIVVLSGEGRGIKYSGPFYNSGYNDGREFARWVSNHIYGMPLYITIPFSRPEGFPRDQVQIPFEYSGVNSYYKGWIDGVLSVDNTDLNGFYWSYESCLQTTSHDEAHVTKEFIQYMSNYIRNHDQELIWIPTIGDRTMDQIKTFCAIPTLAGYFNHVFVQPHYYQTTKLSDGSDYTFQELACRVEWMASKGLSIEMEADNSIIGEKSNCAYCKSIQGTWEGDHFKEKVGCDENPTSETEEECINRACDYYRAITEVNPSAFSTKAYYFGTDLRVVDRVRSKCPDW